A window of the Scandinavium goeteborgense genome harbors these coding sequences:
- the tyrS gene encoding tyrosine--tRNA ligase: MASSNLIKQLQERGLVAQVTDEEALAERLAQGPIALYCGFDPTADSLHLGHLVPLLCLKRFQEAGHKPVALVGGATGLIGDPSFKAAERKLNTEDTVQEWVDKIRKQVAPFLDFDCGSNSAIAANNYDWFGSMNVLTFLRDIGKHFSVNQMINKEAVKQRLNRDDQGISFTEFSYNLLQGYDFACLNKLHGVALQIGGSDQWGNITSGIDLTRRLHQNQVFGLTVPLITKSDGTKFGKTEGGAVWLDPKKTSPYKFYQFWINTADADVYRFLKFFTFMDIAEINALEEEDKNSGKAPRAQYVLAEQVTRLVHGEEGLVAAKRITESLFNGTLSALSEADFEQLAQDGVPMVEMEKGADLIQALVDSELQPSRGQARKTIASNAVTINGEKQIDPEYTFAESDRLFGRYTLLRRGKKNYCLVCWK, encoded by the coding sequence ATGGCGAGCAGTAACTTGATTAAACAATTGCAAGAGCGGGGCCTTGTGGCTCAGGTGACGGATGAGGAAGCGTTAGCAGAGCGACTGGCGCAGGGCCCGATCGCGCTCTATTGCGGCTTCGATCCGACCGCTGACAGCTTGCATTTGGGGCATCTTGTTCCCCTGTTATGCCTGAAACGCTTCCAGGAAGCAGGTCACAAGCCTGTGGCGCTGGTAGGCGGAGCGACCGGTCTAATCGGCGACCCAAGCTTTAAAGCGGCAGAGCGTAAGCTGAACACCGAAGATACCGTGCAGGAGTGGGTGGATAAAATCCGCAAACAGGTTGCCCCGTTCCTCGATTTCGATTGTGGCAGCAATTCCGCCATTGCGGCGAATAACTACGACTGGTTCGGCAGCATGAACGTGCTGACCTTCCTGCGCGACATCGGTAAGCACTTCTCTGTAAACCAGATGATCAACAAGGAAGCGGTGAAACAGCGTCTGAATCGTGACGATCAGGGTATTTCCTTCACCGAGTTTTCCTACAACCTGTTGCAGGGTTATGACTTTGCTTGCCTGAACAAACTGCACGGCGTGGCGCTGCAGATTGGCGGTTCCGATCAGTGGGGCAACATTACCTCCGGTATCGATCTGACCCGTCGTCTGCACCAGAACCAAGTGTTCGGCCTGACCGTTCCGCTGATTACCAAATCAGACGGCACCAAATTTGGTAAGACCGAAGGCGGCGCAGTGTGGCTGGATCCGAAGAAAACCAGCCCGTACAAATTCTACCAGTTCTGGATTAACACCGCGGATGCGGACGTTTACCGCTTCCTGAAATTCTTCACCTTCATGGACATTGCCGAAATCAATGCGCTGGAAGAAGAAGACAAAAACAGCGGTAAAGCTCCGCGCGCCCAGTACGTTCTGGCTGAGCAGGTGACCCGTCTGGTACACGGTGAAGAAGGTCTGGTGGCAGCAAAACGCATCACCGAAAGCCTGTTCAACGGCACGCTGAGTGCGTTAAGCGAAGCTGATTTCGAACAACTGGCGCAGGATGGCGTGCCGATGGTCGAAATGGAAAAAGGTGCTGACCTGATCCAGGCGCTGGTGGACTCTGAACTGCAGCCGTCCCGTGGTCAGGCGCGTAAAACTATCGCTTCTAACGCAGTCACCATCAACGGTGAAAAGCAGATTGACCCGGAATACACCTTCGCTGAAAGCGATCGTCTGTTCGGGCGTTACACGCTGCTGCGTCGCGGTAAGAAAAACTACTGCCTGGTGTGCTGGAAGTAA
- the gstA gene encoding glutathione transferase GstA codes for MKLFYKPGACSLASHIALQESGMDFSLVGVDLAKKQLENGEDYWQVNPKGQVPALQLDDNTLLTEGVAIMQYIADTKSDRQLLAPAGSIARYRTLEWLNYIATELHKGFTPLFRPDTPEDFKPTVRALLEKKMQYVDDALRDNEWICGSRFTIADGYLFTVLRWARAVKLDISGLKNIEAYMARVAARPGVTAAMAAEGIQ; via the coding sequence ATGAAATTGTTCTACAAACCCGGCGCCTGTTCCCTTGCTTCCCACATCGCGTTGCAAGAGAGCGGGATGGATTTTTCGCTGGTCGGCGTTGACCTCGCAAAAAAGCAGCTGGAAAACGGGGAAGATTATTGGCAAGTGAACCCAAAAGGCCAGGTGCCCGCCCTGCAGCTGGATGACAACACTCTGCTGACCGAAGGCGTGGCGATTATGCAGTACATCGCCGATACCAAATCCGATCGCCAGCTGCTGGCCCCGGCCGGTAGCATTGCGCGCTACAGAACGCTGGAATGGCTGAATTACATCGCTACAGAGCTGCACAAAGGCTTTACGCCGCTGTTCCGTCCCGATACCCCTGAAGACTTCAAGCCAACCGTCCGCGCGCTGCTGGAGAAGAAAATGCAGTACGTGGACGACGCTCTGCGTGATAACGAGTGGATTTGCGGGAGCCGCTTTACGATTGCCGATGGTTATCTGTTTACCGTACTGCGCTGGGCGCGCGCGGTGAAACTGGATATTAGCGGGCTGAAGAATATTGAAGCCTACATGGCACGCGTGGCGGCCCGTCCGGGCGTCACCGCAGCGATGGCCGCAGAAGGTATTCAGTAG